Genomic window (Scleropages formosus chromosome 16, fSclFor1.1, whole genome shotgun sequence):
cacacacacataggctgaaactgcttgacccaactggggtcgcggcgaagtggagcctaacccggcaacacagggcgcaaggctggagggggaaggggacacacccaggacgggacgccagtccattacagggaaccccaagcaggactgaaaccctagacccgccacagagcaggacccggccaagcccgccacaccaagcggttgttgactaTGGatgttactgagctttgtagaagtttattaattaagatcattatttttgaaagcattctcactttacagctttttcaccaagtgcctaaaacttttgcacagtactgtatatgacACTTTCAGTTCTGACCTAGGCTGTGTGGATTAAAAGTGTTAATGTTGATCTTGGTATTGCTGCCATACAGACAGGCTTATGAGAACTGCACAGTCCTGGAGGCTCGCTTGTGCTATAATGTTGCAAAGCTGATGTCTCTGAATGCTGAGAGGTAAGTATAGGACTAACAGAGATGTAAGTATTTCTTTTTGCCAGTGGACATTAGTATGTCATAGATTCTTCTATTTCGGACATCACTGTGTAACAATACACAACTTATTCAACAGCTAATAAAAAACTAGTAGAAATAGTTAATGGGTCTAAAGATTTGGCACTCATCCCATTGCAGAAAACTTCATGGCCTGTTTCTATATTGGTTGCCACTTAGTGGGTTATAGATTTGACTTCAGCaagctgtttattttgtaatttctgTTAGCCATAGATTGCAGTGTCCTCCTCATCTAACAGGGAAGTCTCCCAATGtataaaaacatctgaaatcGTGGAATTCTTCACTTAGGATATTGTGAACCCTTAGCTGTTTCGGACTGCAGCTCTTCCCTGTTGACTCAGCAATCTGTTGAGGTTTGCGAATATGAGGAAAGCCATTGGTATCTGTGTCATCTAAGTATTTAGCTTGGCAAAATAAGGCAGACAGCAGCAACAAGGAAAATATAACCAACTAGGGAAATTAGCAGAAGATCAAGATAGCCGCCCTATCATCTCTGAGACTGCACAGTTCCTGGAAATAAGATTCAGAAATGCTGGTCTTTTTTTCCTTAGGGTTTTCTACTGGGTCTTCTGTTGATGCCATAATGACTTTGCCTGTGTTGTAGGAGGCATTATTAAATGGCATCACTCTCATATGACTTATTCTATCAATTGTGTCTCCTCCTACCTTAAGCACATGGTGCAGCTGCTGAAGCCTGTGTATGTAAATGGACTTCAGGAAAAAACTAGTTGAACTGAACAGTGAAACCATAGGGGCgaagtttattttgtttatgatTTATGTTAtggcaaaaacatgtttttcttcttttgtggCAAACTCTGTGTTTTGGAAGTGCCAGTTTTGTCCAATTTTTTGATAGATTTTGTAAATAACTGAAGTCCATCTTTGTCCTATCAAGCCTGGTCACCTACAGGACAAGCACACACTTTCCCTTCCTGAACTATGTGGCTTTTCCCTGGTATGCAGTAAATGGTACAACTGTCATAGCCATTATTTTAAAGGCAATGTGATTTCCACTAAACATTTGATgagcttaacattgcaaagGTTGCAGTGATAATACTGCATCAATATAAATTTGTTATAAAGAAGCCTGTTGGTATTTCTGTGAAGGTGAAGATAACTGCAGTATCAGATACTGATATGGGCCCCAATCATTATTTTCTATAAGGAAGTAGATTATactaaaacatttcatttgggTCTTGCTGGCGATCCAGAACTTAGACGAGTGGTttctgataatgaatgaatgaatatgaactTCAGCAGCATATGTTAGCTCTCAAGTGCATTTAATAATCTGACTAGTAAAGATCTGATTGATTTCACTTGAGGCTGCATTGCTTCCAGGAAGAAGGCAGAGCGCAGCAAAAAGTTTTTCACTGACCTGATGGCGAAGGAGCACGTGCCTACAATGATCAATCCCAAGCCCTGTGGTCACCTCTGTTGTTGCATCATCAAGGGCTGTGAGGAAGTGAGTACCATCCAGGAAGGGCTACCAGCCATCTGGTCATTTGACTCACCCTGAGACTATATGATATTCTGTATGTCAGTCAAAGTATGTCCTGCTGAAACCAacattatgaataaatgtaaataagagaataaactCTGGAAATGTGTAGTTTTCAACATTTACTGGTATCTTTTAATGTGGTAAGAGATTTGAAGAAGAAAGCTGAAAGAGGTCTGTGACACTCCAACATGTCAAAGATATATGTCATTGATTGAATTTAACACAGCAATTTGTCTTAATTCTACGGAAAAatacaagggttttttttttttttaaatattagccTGTTATTAGCTTAGCTTAGAGTTTTGTCTAAGGCAGGTTCCAGAACCTGAGTCATTATTAAAGCTAGATTTCAATTTCATTGAATCtagtattttattaaatgaaacctGAACAACAGTGAAGTTTGAACCAGTAACCTGTAAATAACCAGTTCATGTCCATAATTTCTGTGCTGCAGGCTACCAAACcagtgttatattttattaGTCTCCTTTAATGACAGATCAGCTTGATGGAATTCTTGGAAGTTGATGTGGGTCGACACAGAAATACATGTCTtaattgaaaacaaacagcaccgCACAAGACTGGCAGTGTTTAAGAACGAAACTGCGTTTATGCTTACATGCAGTCAAGATCCTGACATGTAACACAGGGGTGATGTGCTCTGCACATACAGATTATGACAAAAATGGTTTTCCTACCATCTTTGCATGAACAGGAAGAGGCTGTCAGCTATTACACCAAGCTTGAAtccaagctgaaggaggaatacaggaaagagaaggagaaagtcAACACAAAACCTCTGGGGATGGCATTTGTGACTTTCCAGAATGAGGCCATGACTGCAGTGTGAGTCATCTTAAtgcgtgagcgtgtgtgttGGAAAGAGAGgacctgtgtatgtgtgttaaatAAAGATGGTGTGTGTTCGTAGTACTGACTCCCACCTTTCCATCTCAACAGAATCCTTAAGGACTTCAACGCTTGTCACTGTCAAGGTTGCAAGTGTCGTCATGAGCCCAAGTCATCTCAGTTCAGTGATAGTCTGCATGTACATAACTGGAGTGTCTCCTATGCCCCCGACCCACAGAACGTGCGCTGGTGAGGAACCACTACTAGTAGTTTTTAAGCAAAAAATGTTATTATCTAGAGATTTAAAGAGCTTGTAATATTGTTGGTCTTATTTTCTGTCATCAAATGCCAAGGGCCTATGATGTGAAGTGTATTTAGTAAATATCATGTCTCGAAACTATCCAAAAACATCTGTCACTTTAATATGCAAGCTACTGCCCTGTCTCAAATGCTTGACACATGGTGACAGGTCCTGCGGGACCCACAGCGGCAGAGCAGCCTTTTCGGAGAGTGCATTCTCCATTGAATTTTGTGTGCTCCCATCTGCTAATTACGTATGGAACTGGGTCAGTCCATGAGAAGGATCTATAGTGCAGTCATCAGTCCAAATgtccagtcttttttttctgctggatTCCAGTAGACCTGACAACACAGTTGCTACAGATACTTTAAACACTGATGAAAGCTGTGAAGGTGAATATTACCTTCAGACCCTTTTCCAGAATGAGCTTTTTGCATTATCGCAGTTGTATCATTTTAGAAAAGTAATCtgattagtttttttgttttcattctcatGCAATAGCATACTGTTTAAGTCCACAATATTTGGAATTGCAGTTTTCCTTAAACCATTTCTGTTAATAAGTAGACTATTGAGTATAGAAAAAATTCAGTACCCTGAAATGCCTTTGTAGGTGATTATtatgaaactgatttttaaaaaaatttctggatgtacatgtacaaaaaagtaaaaaaaaaaaaaatgcagtacacCCCTTTCACCAGCAGTGACAAAAATATAGTAAGGTCATGTAAAGGTAACTATATACTCAAGACAAAGTAATTAATGGGACAACAGGTGGTATACTAGTTAGAattgctgccttccactcaaaggacctaggtctaaatcccaccttctgctatcATAtacttgaacaaggtgcttaccctaagttgctttagaaaataTTACCTAGCTATGTAAATGGGGTCAAtcatggcacagtggcacagcaaattacactgctgtctcacagtacctgggtagcgtgagaggatgtggctttgaaccctactcagtctgtgtttagTGTGCATGTTTTCCTGGGgactgcatgggtttcctcccacggtccaaagacatacttttCCGGTGGGTTGCTacctctaaaaaaaaatcacacttagtgcgagtgacagacagaaagtgtgttctaCTGGTGTATGGCATGACTCATTGTAAGtgagcagtgtatctagcagtgtaagccaccttggtgaataaggtgtgcgggctggtaacactacatagtgttcattggaagtcactttggagaaaagtatctgctaaatgaatagtcttaaatgtaaataattgtaagtctctttggagtaAAATTCAGCAAATTTTCTACTAAAAATAGATGTAAGGCCAAAGATGTTTGGTGATTAACATTACAGATAGTTGACATGAAATAAAGATTTGCTATTGTGCGAAATCTGTATTTGGATCAATTCTCAACTATATAAATCAAATTTATTGCTATGTCGATTTTATAACTCATTGTCAGGAACATAATACAGTTTGGAAATcagatttttcttccttttttcaacAGGGAGCACCTGTCTCTTGGGGGCTTCTCCTGGTGGCTGCGCTGTTTCATCATCAACTGCATTCTCTTTCTCTTGCTCTTCTTCCTCACCACACCTGCAATTATCATCTCCACCATGGATAAATTCAACGTCACTAAACCAGTGGAGTACCTCAATGTAAGGAAGGCAGATTTTCACTTCAgccaaaaaaaacccagctaTTTGGGGTAGttcctacctacctacctacgtATCTTCCTACCTACCTATCTGCTAAACCAGCCCAGTCACATTTGAATGTTGGCACCTTGCTGCAAAAAATTGTACTCATCCATTACTCTGACCGTTCTGTGCCTAATGCACGGTGGAGCATTTGATTTCGGTGCATGGGGTATTCCTGGAGTTCCTGGGTACAGGGGAATTTTCCTGAGAAGGTATTCTTCAAGGCTGGCACCAGAACTTCAGAATCACCAAAAGTGAAATGTTCTGCCCGAAATAGTTTGGTGTGAATAATGTCTGAATTCCACAGTTTCTTGAATTCTCAAGTCAGAAATAAAGTAAATCCAACCAATATTAGTTCTTCATGCTTCATGTAAGGCTATTTGTGGTTAGTGAAAGAAGAAAACGAGGACATGATTCCACTTTCCCTCTCTTCTTTGTGTGCCCCCAGAACCCTATCATTACCCAATTTTTTCCAACCCTGCTGCTCTGGGCCTTTTCTGCCTTGTTACCCACCATCGTGTACTACTCTGCCTTCTTCGAGGCTCACTGGACAAGGTACACGCCACCACATGTACATACATGTCAAGAATATATGACTCAGCCACCATCcttatttttcttgttcatttttaaaaaaaaaaaaaaaaaaatgggtggaaaaaaatgtcatcaaaACAATCATTAGTATCAGTTCCACCAGCTGCTCTTAATAGCTgccattcagttcagtttattattgTAAAACATCCTCCTCAGCAGTTTACTTAAGAGATTTTATCAAGACTGCAAAAGGAAGACATGAACAACACAAATGGTAAAAAATTCAGTATAAACGGTGTCTGCCAGACCATGTTCTGCTGTGTTGTAGACATGTCGGTCCTTATTTGTAGTTATGTGACATTTTAACCCGACAGATTTATTTGCTATGTTGACAGAGGGATCCATTTTAACCCAAAGTCAAAAGTTACACAAAGGAAacaatgtttaatttcagtgtagtttaaaaaatgtaaaaattaaaaaacttatccattatttttatttatctgtattattaatctaTGTTCAGTGTGTCATGTGCTTCTTATACTGCAGGCATCCTATGCTTGTCCTCCTCTATGGAGCATTAGTTTGCTTTTTGTCTACAGTTTGCATCTGACTATATTTCTAGGGCTTTGCTTTCTTGTATTTCATACACAGTGTATATTTGTTTTGCAACTTTTTGTATTTCATCTTtatacatgttttcttttataaaagTTGCCAAATCTGAATCTGAAATACATGAAAAGATGGGTAAATTTACAGCTGTTCAGGCTTTTAATTCTCTTTACCTCAGCCcacattaaagatgttttctattaatttttggAGCAAACTTCGTTCCACAATATGTTCTTTCAGTGTAAGTTGCACTTTCTGTGTCCATATTAGTGTCAAAGAGCAAAGACTGTTTGTTTACAGTCAAAATAATCCGAGTGAAAAAGCAGCAAGTAGGCAAGAGGAAACAAAGTTCTTTAAATGCCCTTTTAATTTTGATGAGTTCCCAGGTctctgtttcctttttccagGTCAGGGGAAAACAGGACCACCATGCACAAGTGCTACACGTTTCTCATTTTCATGGTGCTCCTTCTTCCTTCCCTTGGACTCAGCAGGTAccattctgtgcatttttaagAAGTAAGAATGAAGTGTTCTCCCATTTAACAACAGAACATCAGTGGTTGTAACAGTGGCATTGTTCATTATGTTAGCAGTCCTTCAGTAGGAGAGAAAAGGTGTCTTCTATAACGGCCACTATAAAGAACAACAGCATGTACTTATTTAAAGGTGGGGGTTCTCAGTGAAAAGTGAAGGTAAAATATAACACCAAGAGCGCGAGTACCGTGTACCAGTAAGAAGCAACCCAGAGTTTCGCTTTGCAAAAGCATTGTAAAAAACAGCATGTTTGCAAAAGTTTTTTAAAGACCTTTAGTTGAGACCCCCCCCAAATGATATTCTTACAGCAATGACAAAAAACTTCATCATTATACAGAAGATTGACTTGTCTTTCTATGGCGAATTTTAAACAGTTATCTTTCCTTTTAACCCAAATGCAGTTTGGATGTTTTCTTCCACTGGCTTTTTAATAAGAAATTCTTGGATGATGCACCAGTCAGATTTGAGTAAGTTGTTTTTCgtcatttgtgttttcagcattttcataCATGTGAGATCTTCTGTTCTGTAATATTGGTTGCATATACAGGTGTCCATCACAAGAGTGTAATTCATTCCTGAGCATTTGGTCATGAAGATAATTATTGTTAAAGGAATGTttcattaccattaatttaattaagaaaagAGTCACAAGTCATAAAAGGctcacacattttttcaaaacagatAAATACCCTGACTTATCTTTCAGGcatggagaaaatgtaattgGAAACCAAGTCCAGAGTATCAGTACTGCACATTTAAATCTAAGCTTAAGATACTTGTTAAAAATTGCTTATACATAAAACAATTGCTCCGTTTGTACATcccctttccccccccctcatAATTTATCTTACTTTCATATTGGCTTTTTTTCATTagttcattctgtttttcttgtatgGCGCACTGGCTGTCTCAGAGTTCCTGGGCTGTACTTTCAAACATGGGTTTTTACcacactcagtctctgtggagccAGTATGTTATTGTTGCGTTTTTATATCTTCTCTCCTTTTTCCTCATATAGAGCAAAGATGTGTATTTGGTGTATTGGTTTACCCAttaattgcccttagtgtgccTACGTGTGAGAGGCAcgtatgtgcgtgcgtgtgtgtgtgccaccTCAGCACTACATTAGACAAACAGTTGTTCCCACAGCTCTAGAAACACTTCCAGAGCACCAGCAATCAGTAgtggttactgctgctgcttttagacttGAAAGTTTCttcttcaaatcccacctgccgCTGTAGCGCCCTGGAGCACAGGACTTATCCagaattgctctagtgaaaatttcccaactgtgtaaaaattggtaaataattgtaagtatctcaTTGTGAGTCGCTgtcaagaaaagtgtctgctaaatatgtaaatgaaaacatttgtatGGGTTCTCTCCTGGTTCCCAgctttccgcccacagtccatagacagGATGTACCCTTGACTACCCTTATGCTTCTTGAAAAGGCTTTGGACAAGAAGGACCCTGACCTGAATAAGCAGTTGCTGATAATGAAAAACTTCATAGGAGGCCCCACATATCAATGGATTTTATAACCAACTTAGCCAGGTCAGAGGGTAACACCACTCTTTTAGTTGTAAATGAAGGCTTTTCTGAAGTCTATCACTTGATTCCCTACCACAGAGACTGAAGAAACCATTTTTCAGCAGGTTTTTTTAGGTTCTAGAGGACTCCTGAAGATACAATCAGGGTCTGTAGTTCATTtctgtttagctgatgcttttctgcaaagcaactgacactgttaagctacctacaattatttacccatttgaacagcaGGGGTAATTTTGCttgagcaatttaaggtaagtaactGGCTTAAGTGTACTGCAACAgttggtgggattcaaaccagcaacttctaggtccaaaggcagcaattctaaccactacactaccagctgcccccttaTTTCACAGTACTTGTAGAATGGAAGGCTTTTTGTTCCTGTTTAGGTGTGTCCATGCGCCTAATTGCAGCCGGTTTCTTCCTTGGGCTGAGTAAACACACAATTTGCTTGTACGCTCTTCCACATAACTGACAACTTTCCAGTGCATCCTAGGCTATCAGCCTGTTTTCATAGACCCCTCATCTAGTGGTGTTCCTGCTGTTGATGACTGGTTTAAGAGAAGTGAGGAGGTTTGGGACTCTATGGGGCAACTACAGAAAGCAATGAGAGCACAGAGGAGACAAGTTTACCAAAAACTAATTGTCCTGTATCAAGCAGGTCAAAGAGTATGGCTTTTCACCACCCGTAGCATTAAAGTAAAACTCCTAAGAAACTCAGTCCCCCGCACACAGGCACGTTCAAGAGAGTCAAGAAAATAAATCCTCTTGCTTATATTCTGCAACTACACTATCACAAATTCCAACTTGTTAAAATTCACAAGGTAGCtcttaaaatgtgcattttttcatttaacactcttctccagagcagcGTACAATTACTATTAACAAGTATTCACCTgagacctttgtccaaggcaacttataaagctaaatatacagtactaaactccttacagtcatttacctattcatacagaaaagaaatgtaaagcaCAAGCACACTCTCACttgcacagtcacacactaagggtaatttagattcaccagttcacctgaatcacACATCTGTGGACTGTGAGCGAAAACCTGAACTCCATGCAGAgagagatttgaacccgtgtcTGAACCCTCAGCTCAGGAGTTGCGAGGGACCAGTGCTGCCTGCTACTTAAACATAAAAGCGTGTTATTTAACAAAAGAACTTTAAATGACTTCTGTAGTGGTAGTACTTGTGTGTTCAGTTGTGATAAAAGGCACATAGCAATATACCTGATAACTGAAGTGTGTATAAAGTATGATGATGATCTCTTGTTGTAAATTGCATGTACATTAGCATTTTTTCTCTTCTCGCAGATTtaagtgtgtattttaaatgttaaaattaccaTTTTGTCTCCCAGCTAACAACACTCCTGTTAATTGCATGCAAGTTGCACACCATTTTTACCATTTGACACTTCTGACTGTTGAGAAAATTGCCAAATAATAGTACATGATACAGCAATACTAatttcagtttaacaaaaaaataactttatgGACTATTAAGAACAAAATGAGGATTTTCATAAAATAGCTGTGCTTCACAATGACATTGAAGCCTTGAGTTCTTCTCTGCTTTTCATATTCTTCACTGTTGCCTGGCCACATTCCTGTTGAGGTACAGTGTCATTCAGCTCTTCCGAGGCAACTCACCAACATTACGCTTCAGAGCAGCTCCAGTCTCATACTCTGCTGAaacatctgctgtttttttcctcacttcGTGTGCAGTCACTACTCTTGTACAACTCTGGCATTGGTATCTGCTTGTGCTGCTCGGCTCGGTCCCTCATTGTTTTCTCGCCATCTTTTCTTGCTAGGTGTGTCTTCCTCCCGGACAACGGTGCCTTCTTCGTCAACTATGTCATAGCCTCAGCCTTCATTGGCAATGCCATGGATCTGCTACGCATCCCAGGCCTGCTGATGTACATGATCCGGTTGTGCCTGGCGCGCTCAGCCGCGGAGAGGCGCAATGTCAAGAGGGTAGGGTTTCCACATTGGGTGTTGCATGGTCTTGCCATTTCCTAACTTCATTCTCTTGGGAAACGgcattagtttttatttaattttcaggtAGAACAGTCTGAAGACATATTACAACTCAGAAAGGAGAACATGTCAGTAGAATATTATTAGAATATATCAACAGAAATCAGTACAATGCAATGTTTGTTCTCCTTTGTTGCCATCGTATTGTATCCTTACAGATACAGTCTTTCTCTGCATgatgaaataattcattttcgAAAATCTGCTTTCTAGTGAAATTAATTACCATTTATTTgcatggggaaaaataaagaatacgTTGCTCAAgtccatacatttttttccactgaacatGGGGAAAATCTAACTCACTTCCAAGCTCAGGGTTTCAGAACAACTTTGCACACCTTAGAATTAAGGCCGGTGCACATGTTCAGCATCGCTGCCATAACCACATTTGCATGCTTCCATTTTCTGTCTCTTCTCCCATTTTCCCTCTCATCATTTGCCTCTATTGTTatcatttttggttttgctcttttttctgttgttcttgggcagtgcagtggcacagcatgtagtCCATGTAGTGTTTTCATATTCTCTTCATGTTCGTGTTGGTTTTCTCCAACAGCAGAAAGGTATGTGTTTTCTGGTGAAAaaattggtggctctaaattgcccttggtgtgtgaattccctgtgttggactggcatcccatccagtgtgtctcATCTCTCATCTCTTATGCTCCTGGGATAGACTCAAGgccaccacagccctgcattGTACAattggttattaataatggcatCTGTTTTATGTCTATTGtcatttttatacttttgttttgttctgacTTATGATTTTACCAtgatttccatttacatttattaatttgttcagtCAGCAGATGCTTTGGCCCAAAGTGACACAcctctcagaaaacaatacaaaagtgtgTTACACCTTCGCTGTCCTGCTTCCAGACCAGGCTTGGAAAACCCAGTTCAGACTTTCTTTTATCATCACTTATGTGTCcactttatttgctgttttgttcGCTGCACTGTGTCACACAGCAGGGAAGAGAACCTCAAAAAAATAAGTGTGACTGGAttgaaatgtttaacattttttcatgctTATTTGGGGATTCCTTGATATTCTCTGATTTTCAGAAACTATTGCCTATTTGACCTGTGCTAGATGTAAGTGATTAAGGTGAAATAGCTGAAATTTTACTGCACACATTGTAAGTCCTTCATATAAACCACTAGAAGTCATTGTTAAGAACAGCTGCTGTTACTGAGTGTGTGATGGTCCTATCGCTCCAGCACCAGGCGTATGAGTTCCAGTTTGGCGCTGCCTATGCCTGGATGATGTGCGTCTTCACTGTCGTCATGACATACAGCATCACCTGCCCCATCATTGTTCCATTCGGTGAGTCACCCCAGTCTGTGGGTATCCAGTACGCTGGAGGAGCTCTCTGTTCTGCTACTCTTGTATTGTTTTGAGGGCATCATATTCAGCATTTTCTTGAGTCTGCCTACGCTTTCTTTGCAGACCACATTCAAATGTAATTAGTTAACAAGAGATTTAATTCTGCAGTTCATTAGCAGGGGCTTTTAGCAAAGGCAAATGCCTGTATTTAGCATGTcattttttctgaatatttttattgaaataattgaGGTTCACTACTCAGCTCTAGGGCTGGAAAGCGGTGCTCTTCCTAGGAGCTtgaaaaaaactacaaaattaaaattacaagtaCAGTGCATGCACATAGATACACATTCCAATTTTGCAGTAGTGAGTGAAAAATCCCACAGTTCTCCCTCTTTAGTCAATATTAGACCCTGGATGGATTCTAGGGGATTTATGGGAACTTGCTGGCCAACGCAGGAAATAACTACTCCGGGATTGTAATTTCTACACTGCCTGGGAACATCTGTCGGGGGCTGTGCCTCCTTCTTCTGTCTTAGAGCAGTATAACTCTTGGGGTCACTAGGTCAATATTGCAGATGATCAGCAGGAAATGAGCAGCTCCGCTTCCCTGTCTTTCTCTTCCggcattttcaaaattttacttCCATTTTCAAGAAGCAGTTTGCTCAAAGCCACATGTCATATTCAAAACAGTCAAGTTCCTGCCTCTGAGCTCAGGTTGCCCCCCCTTACCAGGTCTGATGTACATGCTTCTCAAGCACCTGGTGGACCGCTACAACATGTACTACGCCTACTTGCCCTCCAAGCTGGATAAAAAGATCCACTCGGGTGCAGTCACTCA
Coding sequences:
- the LOC108933785 gene encoding CSC1-like protein 2 isoform X5 — translated: MCFLVLLFVFSILRKVAWDYGRLALVTDSDSVASALHSETPDRYERLTSVSSSVDFEQRDNGFCSWLTAVFRIKDEEIREKCGEDAVHYLSFQRHIIGLLVVVGVLSVGIVLPVNFSGDLLENNAYSFGRTTIANLNSGNNLLWLHTSFAFMYLLLTVYSMRRHTSKMHYKEDDLVKRTLFINGISKYAEETHIKQHFEQAYENCTVLEARLCYNVAKLMSLNAERKKAERSKKFFTDLMAKEHVPTMINPKPCGHLCCCIIKGCEEEEAVSYYTKLESKLKEEYRKEKEKVNTKPLGMAFVTFQNEAMTAVILKDFNACHCQGCKCRHEPKSSQFSDSLHVHNWSVSYAPDPQNVRWEHLSLGGFSWWLRCFIINCILFLLLFFLTTPAIIISTMDKFNVTKPVEYLNNPIITQFFPTLLLWAFSALLPTIVYYSAFFEAHWTRSGENRTTMHKCYTFLIFMVLLLPSLGLSSLDVFFHWLFNKKFLDDAPVRFECVFLPDNGAFFVNYVIASAFIGNAMDLLRIPGLLMYMIRLCLARSAAERRNVKRHQAYEFQFGAAYAWMMCVFTVVMTYSITCPIIVPFGLMYMLLKHLVDRYNMYYAYLPSKLDKKIHSGAVTQVVAAPILCLFWLLFFSTVRTGFVTPTTMFTLVVLIITIVVCLSHICFGHFKYLSAHNYKVRVTVLKIDTKDTEVDGVENGRPVCSTTSPTNKSAQMYIAQVLQDPSSDEAGAGSGEEDGQGSSQDEEMIHAGNSINEADFQSGEDSLIANEVHQ
- the LOC108933785 gene encoding CSC1-like protein 2 isoform X3, producing the protein MFHDVKDLVVKMLPLWIMMTGVFGARACTNPSICFNESKDYCFSARIRSTVLQGLPFGGVPTVLALDFMCFLVLLFVFSILRKVAWDYGRLALVTDSDSVASALHSETPDRYERLTSVSSSVDFEQRDNGFCSWLTAVFRIKDEEIREKCGEDAVHYLSFQRHIIGLLVVVGVLSVGIVLPVNFSGDLLENNAYSFGRTTIANLNSGNNLLWLHTSFAFMYLLLTVYSMRRHTSKMHYKEDDLVKRTLFINGISKYAEETHIKQHFEQAYENCTVLEARLCYNVAKLMSLNAERKKAERSKKFFTDLMAKEHVPTMINPKPCGHLCCCIIKGCEEEEAVSYYTKLESKLKEEYRKEKEKVNTKPLGMAFVTFQNEAMTAVILKDFNACHCQGCKCRHEPKSSQFSDSLHVHNWSVSYAPDPQNVRWEHLSLGGFSWWLRCFIINCILFLLLFFLTTPAIIISTMDKFNVTKPVEYLNNPIITQFFPTLLLWAFSALLPTIVYYSAFFEAHWTRSGENRTTMHKCYTFLIFMVLLLPSLGLSSLDVFFHWLFNKKFLDDAPVRFECVFLPDNGAFFVNYVIASAFIGNAMDLLRIPGLLMYMIRLCLARSAAERRNVKRHQAYEFQFGAAYAWMMCVFTVVMTYSITCPIIVPFGLMYMLLKHLVDRYNMYYAYLPSKLDKKIHSGAVTQVVAAPILCLFWLLFFSTVRTGFVTPTTMFTLVVLIITIVVCLSHICFGHFKYLSAHNYKVRVTVLKIDTKDTEVDGVENGRPVCSTTSPTNKSAQMYIAQVLQDPSSDEAGAGSGEEDGQGSSQDEEMIHAGNSINEADFQSGEDSLIANEVHQ
- the LOC108933785 gene encoding CSC1-like protein 2 isoform X4 translates to MLPLWIMMTGVFGARACTNPSICFNESKDYCFSARIRSTVLQGLPFGGVPTVLALDFMCFLVLLFVFSILRKVAWDYGRLALVTDSDSVASALHSETPDRYERLTSVSSSVDFEQRDNGFCSWLTAVFRIKDEEIREKCGEDAVHYLSFQRHIIGLLVVVGVLSVGIVLPVNFSGDLLENNAYSFGRTTIANLNSGNNLLWLHTSFAFMYLLLTVYSMRRHTSKMHYKEDDLVKRTLFINGISKYAEETHIKQHFEQAYENCTVLEARLCYNVAKLMSLNAERKKAERSKKFFTDLMAKEHVPTMINPKPCGHLCCCIIKGCEEEEAVSYYTKLESKLKEEYRKEKEKVNTKPLGMAFVTFQNEAMTAVILKDFNACHCQGCKCRHEPKSSQFSDSLHVHNWSVSYAPDPQNVRWEHLSLGGFSWWLRCFIINCILFLLLFFLTTPAIIISTMDKFNVTKPVEYLNNPIITQFFPTLLLWAFSALLPTIVYYSAFFEAHWTRSGENRTTMHKCYTFLIFMVLLLPSLGLSSLDVFFHWLFNKKFLDDAPVRFECVFLPDNGAFFVNYVIASAFIGNAMDLLRIPGLLMYMIRLCLARSAAERRNVKRHQAYEFQFGAAYAWMMCVFTVVMTYSITCPIIVPFGLMYMLLKHLVDRYNMYYAYLPSKLDKKIHSGAVTQVVAAPILCLFWLLFFSTVRTGFVTPTTMFTLVVLIITIVVCLSHICFGHFKYLSAHNYKVRVTVLKIDTKDTEVDGVENGRPVCSTTSPTNKSAQMYIAQVLQDPSSDEAGAGSGEEDGQGSSQDEEMIHAGNSINEADFQSGEDSLIANEVHQ